The following is a genomic window from Pecten maximus chromosome 19, xPecMax1.1, whole genome shotgun sequence.
ACGGGAACATTTGTGTGTCCCACCGCCGGGATCTACGTGTTCCAGTTCCATTCGGTCGCTCACCAGGTAATCTTGGATGACGCTGGAATTAGCTTTAAAAATTCACAAATGTTCATTATTTGAAAGTTGACAAAAAGTATCACTCgataattcaatttttttttcaagaacaTGATtggtttcaatatatatattttcgaAGTTGCATTATGAAACAGCCGGTTTGTTTACAGAAATCGCctgtttgttttataatatacaacattacaaTTACTAATAAAGGATAATATACGATAGCAGCATGAAAGAGTTATAAATTATCTAATTAAACTTCAGACAGGCTCATTCGGAACATTATTTTCTCACATACTGTCAGGGTGATCCCACAGTTGTTAGAGATGGGAGTGATATAATCTAACATGACTCTGTTTCGTGGACAGgaatatctcaacccgagtgtaagagtatGACCAGTCAACACGAGTCTTGCCAAGTGTTGGCCAGCGAAACTCTTTCACGAGTGTTGAGATATTCTTTTCCGCGGAACAGTTTGATtattttctcacatacttgcaaacAAAAGTAAGTTTtcatgaaagtttttcatcggGCCACCTGCAATGTTGCTTTGAGTGTATGTCAAAATTAATGAAGTCATCATTTACGAAATAATAGCTCAACGTAAAAccatgacgttacgttattgtgagcagcgttAAATAGCACGTGCCAGCTATCCTTACCCTCCAATGCGAGATCGATTTATTTTTTCCCTGACAAATGCGGGATAACTCTGTGAGGTGTGAGAGAAATATCGGTCTCAAACGAGGTAGAAAAAGGCCAGTTGGCACACGCTCTGACGCTTCTCACAATAGCGGaatgtcatcattttatgtagcaTAATCACGTCGTTAATTGATAACGTCAATTTCGACACATTTTTCACGGGACAATAACAATGCCGCAATGAAAACGTTTTACAACACCTTGCTTACAATATGTTACATTTTTTAAGTATGAATATGGGCCTGTAACGTGGACACTGACATCCCAACTCTCGTGTTAGAGTTTAGCTGGCCAGGAACACCCATATCTATATGACTCAAGGGTGACTTGTGAACGAACTATTTATCTACAAAagtaaagggaaataacttaaACAAAAATAGTGTAGAAAAGGATTTGGATACATTGAACATCTGAACCTCCAATGAGGGATATCTCTCTCATAGCTCATCCAAAATGTGGGAGAACgtgtgtcattttttttatttttttttttttttcatgtctgAGATTTCCGGAGTgttatgagggatgactgctCGAATCCGGGATGAATTTAACCCTGATTCGGGAAATGTACCAAATCGGGATTTAGGCgaaaattttaatgattttctagGACCTTCCCGCGAAATCTGGGATGATTGACACCTTGATACATGATTTGATGTATTAAAAActaattataatttataagGTTAAGCAAAAGAATGGTGAGGAATGCTAATTTTATAGgttaaaacaaattaagataATATTGCTTCAAATGAATATCTATTTAATCGATCAAGTCTTTTCGATACGTTTTTAAAGAGCGTTTGGAATATTACAAGCCAAACGAACACGatacttcaaaaaaaaatctacacCGACGTAAAACATCTTCATGTTTGGGAAGTTCAAACATAAATACACAATAATTTTGGAgcttaattatttcattttagaaGTTGAAAtagtatatgtaaacatttgcCTAGGTATCTAACAATACATACGTTGAAAGCTTAatggaaagaaaacaaaatagatTTCAGTATTGTCTAAGAGGCATAACTCTTCTTTACTTCGAGGAACGTAAATGTATGTGATATTTGTAGTGTGTTGTggatgaattttttttaataatgaatatattGACATTATGTAGCCATATATTGTTGGATTTTACATGTGCTCTACGTGTGAATGATAAAGTTGTAATTATATACTATCAGCTATAGCAGTTTGCAAAACAATACGTCATTTTATCAGGGACATGCATGTACGTCCCTGATTATATATAGACAGCATAGCCCTGTATTGTGTAGAGGATTACTCGGTGTAGCGTAGCGTGCGTTCTTTTGAGACAAACCTCTTTGactttattcatatattttagGAGTGACAATGCGATATGTCGATACAAAGATTTCAGATTTACTGACGTGTTGTTTTTAGGATAAGGCGGCCTGGCTGCAGCTCTACAAGAACTTTGAGTATGTAGCTTCCACCTACGGACACACTTCTAAAGACTACGCCTCTACAGGAAACTCGGTTATCTTACACCTGTCTAAGGGTGCgtattaataaaatcaaataatctCGGTATCTAAAAAAGACTTCTTTAAATAGGTCAGTTAAAGTATAGGCAAATGCACCTATTATTCCAAATATGTATCAATTTCCTTTTTAGTTAATATTCCTGACTTCCGGTCTGGATGAATACAGCTTTCGGCACTCTCTTTACTGTCGAGTCCTTTATTAGATGTGATTAAGTGTGcattatttcaataaatgtatatgttacgTTGTCAAGGTGACGAGGTTTATGTCCAAGCTGTTGACCCTGCCTACGGTTACGCCACGAGTCTGTACGGAGCCAATAACGAAGTCTACTGCACATTCTCCGGGTACATGATTTCTCCAGTGTTCGAGGAAATACCCGGTAACGGGAAGTAATGACGTCATGCTTCTTTGTGTATCTTTACCCGAAAATTAAACAATTGTGCAATCTATACTACAGTATGTGTTACGACTCTGATTTTATATTTTCGCTTTTTCTCAATCTAGCCTTTTGAAACAATTGTTTGATCAATCTTGGACAAACGATTTCGAGTTATACCTCTGAAATtgatttttcaaattaaaacatgtttcgTGTACAATTTATCTGATTATATAAGGGATTATTTTTCAcgaatcaatacgcaacgtaaatggccgtattgtgacttcacatttttcgcgccattttcGGAATATTTTccatagtggtatgaaaaaatctcaaccaaacAAAAAGCCGTATTCGGCGTAAAAGCAATGGAAAATTGATTATGGATCGATGTTCTTCAACCTATAAACGCTTTTGATGGTAATATCAACTTAATTTCATGtttcattcaaatatttttttctgttttgtccACTGCGTCCTAATCCAGGAACgataactttatttttttctatcacGAAGCAGGTGGAACAAACACCAACTCTTTAATCACTCTCTGCATGACACAACTGCTTCACCTCTGTCGAGTACCGAGATACCGAGAGACATGTTCACTCGTAAAACGGACATTTCTATGTACCCTATCTTGATAGATAAGAAAGTCGgtagtatataactcatacacGGACAGGTAATCTGGTGTGAACAATTGTAATGCAGTTTTCCACGCTACTACGTCAGctgttttgaattgtttttttaaacaatctGCATACCACCGTtttcatgaataaaaaaatagatGTCCCGAAATGCCACCTCATGTAATTGTGAAAGGAAATGCTTTTTGTCAATGGAAGTTGTATACATAGCAAGGGGAACGACTTGCCTACCAACGACAACATGGGGGAGTAGGATAGAAAAGTTTTGTCCAAATTTACTCCACTAAATGTAATTATTCACTTATTTTGTCCACATTTACTCCGCTAAATGGAGCTAAACACTCATTTTGTCCACATTTACTCTGCTAAATGGAATTATTCACTTATTTTGTCCACATTTACTCCTCTAAATGTAGCTAATTACTCATTTTGTCCACATTTCCTCCACTAAATGGAATTATTCACTTATTTTGTCCACATTCACTCTGCTAAATGTAGCTAATCACTCATTTTGTCCACATTTACTCTGCTAAATGTAGCTAATCATTCATTTTGTCCACATTAACTCCGCTAAAGGGAGCTAATCACTCAGTTTGTCCACATTTATTCCGCTAAATGGAGCTAATTATTCATTTTGTTCACATTTATTCCGCTAAATGTAGCTAATCACTCATTTTGTCCACATTTACTCTGCTAAATGGAGTTTATCACTCATTCAATCAACATTTACTCCGCTAAATGGAGATAATCATTCATTTTGTCCACATTTACTCTGCTAAATGGAGTTTATCACTCATTCAATCAACATTTACTCCGCTAAATGGAGCTAATTATTCATTTTGTTCACATTTATTCCGCTAAATGTAGCTAATCACTCATTTTGTCCACATTTACTCTGCTAAATGGAGTTTATCACTCATTCAATCAACATTTACTACGCTAAATGGAGATAATCATTCATTTTGTCCACATTTACTCcgctaaagggagataatcactCAGTTTGTCCACATTTACTCTGCTAAATGTAGCTAATCATTCATTTTGTCCACATTTACTCCGCTAAAGGGAGCTCCTCAGTCATTTTGTCCACATTTACTCCGCTAAATGGAGCAAATCATTCATTTTGTCCACATTAACTTCGCTTAAGGGATCGACACACTCAATATATAACAGAGTTTTGACTGTTTTTTGTTTGCTGATCGGTAATGTCATGTTTCCTTAACTGAAGAAAATAAAACTGTATTTAAATAGAGCTAACTTGAGATATTTTCTATGATTCCATTACTAAGGAACATTACTTGCCATGATGTTTGctaataaaaaacatatttgaatcGTGATATCGATGTCAACTGACAGAAGAAGGAAACCAGAATAGGATTTATCCTATAGAATAAACAATACTATAAATCTAAAGGTCGGAACAATTGACAccgatataaaatacaatttacatgatctttaaaaaaaagtgtttttattgGCCATGCTTTTATGAAAGGGTACTGTGCAAGTTAAACGTATTTGTTACATGTCGGCAACACACAAGGAGTATTTCATTGGAAATATGTAGGTCAGTGGGTCATGGCGATATCCTTACCTCAGAATGAAAATTAACATTCTGTTATTGTATGTGGTAGTTAGTATTGTGGCGGTTTATGTTTTATGACTAAGCTATCGAATAAtctttacacaatacaaatcaaaatTCCATGTTGGAAACTTCagttgtttatattaatcaATGGTTAGCCAGCATGTGACGGGAGTAATAGACTGAACAGCTTTTCACAACCTTCCTTTGTTATTAGAACCTTATTGTCAACTGTCATAATTTTAATGCGTCAATGCGACAGTGCAGAAATCATCCGACATACTTAAGTTGTGAGAGTtggttatatgtttattgactGAAGGACTAAAGGTTGTCGTTGTCATCAATGTCacgttttaattcatttgaacattgTCATTGTTTCCGAGTAATCACTTatcttatgtatttttaaacagGAAACATGATTAACGCcattaaaccaaacaaaaaacaaaacaaaactaacaagcaaaaaaaaaaaaaaaacgaaaacgaAATTGCGATACTTCTGTAAATGAAATGGTAAGCTATTCGTGTGGCGCTAACTTTGTTTTCTCATTCCATCAGGTTTGATTAACCCACTCCACGTCGCAATGTTGATCTGGACAAACACAGTACAGTATAAATCCTCCTAAGTGTATGACAGATATGTACCGTATGAACGAGAAGTACCCTACtaaatcatcaatatatctCAAGCACCTATTGCAGGTGGCCGTGGTGACAGACAATGGTTCGGTGTTATCTGCTACATCTTATATTGGCCTGATGACATCAATTACATCGTAGGAATTGTCCTGTAAGGAGGACATTAG
Proteins encoded in this region:
- the LOC117317991 gene encoding complement C1q-like protein 4, whose protein sequence is MRTVQLGDTRPYRHSDDSQIVQLSRLNVKMLTGVIFVCLLALTSTNGENRASSEPAEVAFSAGLTNMLSLSHTERVIYDRLFTNIGGGYKSNTGTFVCPTAGIYVFQFHSVAHQDKAAWLQLYKNFEYVASTYGHTSKDYASTGNSVILHLSKGDEVYVQAVDPAYGYATSLYGANNEVYCTFSGYMISPVFEEIPGNGK